One Neisseria sp. Marseille-Q5346 genomic region harbors:
- a CDS encoding toxin PIN, with product MRHEYAVHAGVYEDTWHDYETHKRRKIWRVDVRGKRKEGFAWLQIRRLRKRFESKEEAKEWAAQVKADWVRNNFFALRKY from the coding sequence ATGAGACACGAATATGCGGTACACGCCGGAGTCTATGAGGACACTTGGCACGATTATGAAACCCATAAACGGCGGAAGATTTGGCGGGTTGATGTACGCGGCAAGCGGAAAGAAGGCTTCGCATGGTTGCAAATCCGCCGACTGCGGAAACGCTTCGAGAGCAAAGAGGAAGCCAAGGAATGGGCGGCGCAGGTTAAGGCGGATTGGGTACGCAATAATTTTTTTGCCTTGAGAAAATATTAA
- a CDS encoding host-nuclease inhibitor Gam family protein translates to MAKTRIKQPAIEAAQDKAEVTAFIRKIGDLQREVKRLETEAGDKKAVIEEEYAAKAAPMCAEIMSLTERVAAYCEAHKDELTENGKTKTVDFTTGLIKWRIRPPSVKVTGVAAVLAWLSEKSAFAEFVRTKKEIDKDAILNQKERFSDGQVPGIKIVSGLEDFVIEPTEQELA, encoded by the coding sequence ATGGCTAAAACCCGAATCAAACAGCCCGCTATCGAAGCGGCACAAGATAAAGCGGAAGTTACTGCGTTTATCCGCAAAATCGGCGATTTGCAACGCGAAGTCAAACGCCTGGAAACCGAAGCCGGAGACAAAAAAGCGGTCATCGAAGAAGAATATGCCGCCAAAGCCGCGCCGATGTGTGCCGAAATCATGAGCCTGACCGAACGTGTGGCCGCATACTGCGAAGCGCATAAGGACGAGCTGACGGAAAACGGTAAAACCAAAACAGTGGACTTTACTACCGGTCTGATTAAATGGCGCATCCGTCCGCCATCCGTCAAGGTAACGGGCGTGGCCGCCGTCTTGGCGTGGCTCTCCGAGAAATCCGCCTTTGCCGAGTTTGTCCGCACTAAAAAGGAAATCGACAAAGACGCCATCCTGAATCAAAAAGAGCGTTTTTCAGACGGCCAAGTGCCGGGGATTAAGATTGTGTCGGGGCTTGAGGATTTTGTGATTGAGCCTACTGAGCAGGAGTTGGCGTGA